One region of Psychrobacter sp. DAB_AL43B genomic DNA includes:
- a CDS encoding DsbE family thiol:disulfide interchange protein has translation MESKQLKLWFVIPLIVFIGFIIMLFFRLGKPTEIVTNTALERPVPTFELPLLSDTSLMVTDSQMPTSPYLINIWGSWCPTCVYEHPFFLELKKRGVHTVGVNYKDEIGDALNYLNELGDPYLMSVQDYSGQFALDLGLTGAPETFVVDSKGIIRQHIVGEVNEENWQSRINPCLKLLQQEATGEKIASTQVEEVCQ, from the coding sequence ATGGAAAGTAAACAACTTAAACTGTGGTTTGTGATTCCGCTTATCGTGTTTATTGGTTTCATTATTATGCTTTTTTTTAGACTGGGTAAGCCGACGGAGATCGTGACCAATACAGCACTCGAGCGTCCAGTACCAACTTTTGAGTTGCCACTATTGTCTGATACCAGTCTCATGGTGACAGACTCACAAATGCCAACATCTCCTTATTTAATCAATATTTGGGGTTCATGGTGTCCGACTTGTGTGTATGAGCATCCTTTCTTTTTAGAATTAAAGAAGCGTGGTGTCCATACAGTCGGTGTGAACTATAAAGACGAGATTGGTGATGCGCTTAATTATCTTAATGAGCTTGGCGATCCGTATTTGATGTCTGTGCAAGACTATTCTGGTCAGTTCGCCTTGGATTTAGGTTTGACTGGTGCCCCTGAGACTTTCGTTGTCGATAGCAAGGGCATTATTCGTCAGCATATCGTTGGTGAAGTAAACGAAGAAAATTGGCAAAGCCGGATTAATCCTTGTTTAAAACTTCTACAACAAGAGGCTACTGGTGAAAAGATAGCATCTACCCAAGTTGAAGAGGTCTGCCAATGA
- the ccmI gene encoding c-type cytochrome biogenesis protein CcmI, with translation MTVFSTLVIFIIFSLLVALLAALIVIVPWLRSSRDAPDPVDNRLIDLNVDVYKSRLRELAADKAIGTIDDAQYIAQKTELERQLLDAEQIATPMQLPSLKGQLALIVCVPVLAICAYVLFSDRSDVFDLWRAQDRVGDVSEELLSGKIDVLPEWAFEDGAGLFSTIQTNVHRNADDSYRWMVLSEIFLSFEEPESALEALSRAYRLSPDDKNIAAEYAQLSFLANGGSLDIETRRVLEDILKSDPDNESAQMLMARGEAKAGNYEQAQGWIAKMRQRMEKNPSDDRHALTGLDELTADIVRQQAQANEGIDISVTVNAKLLPLITANDVLFVAIRAAEGGPPYAAKRIPISSLKQGNISLSLSNLDAMMADRTLQPARASGEQLVVTARISHSGNAISVSGDLSSNPVVLKSDQQQVNIEINQQVP, from the coding sequence ATGACTGTGTTTTCTACTCTTGTCATATTCATTATTTTTAGCCTATTGGTTGCGCTATTAGCCGCATTGATAGTCATCGTACCGTGGTTGCGCTCAAGCAGAGATGCGCCTGACCCTGTAGACAATCGGCTCATTGATCTAAATGTCGATGTGTACAAGTCCAGGTTGCGTGAGCTTGCTGCTGATAAAGCAATAGGTACTATAGATGATGCTCAATATATCGCTCAAAAAACAGAACTTGAGCGTCAGTTATTAGATGCTGAACAAATCGCAACGCCTATGCAATTGCCTAGTCTAAAAGGTCAGTTGGCACTGATAGTCTGTGTGCCAGTATTGGCGATATGTGCTTATGTGCTTTTCAGCGATCGTAGTGATGTGTTTGACTTATGGCGCGCGCAGGATAGAGTGGGTGACGTGTCAGAGGAGCTGCTTTCCGGCAAGATTGACGTGCTACCAGAGTGGGCTTTTGAAGATGGTGCAGGACTTTTCTCGACCATTCAAACCAATGTCCATCGTAATGCTGATGATTCTTACCGCTGGATGGTATTGTCGGAAATATTCTTATCTTTTGAAGAGCCAGAATCGGCTTTAGAAGCACTTTCGAGAGCTTATAGACTATCCCCTGATGACAAAAATATTGCAGCAGAGTATGCGCAATTAAGCTTTTTAGCGAATGGAGGTAGTCTTGATATCGAGACTCGCCGAGTCTTGGAGGACATCCTGAAAAGTGATCCTGATAATGAGTCAGCACAGATGTTAATGGCAAGGGGCGAGGCGAAAGCAGGTAACTATGAACAGGCACAAGGCTGGATAGCTAAAATGCGTCAGCGTATGGAAAAAAATCCGAGCGATGATAGGCATGCGCTTACTGGCTTGGATGAGTTAACGGCCGATATTGTCAGGCAACAGGCGCAAGCTAATGAAGGTATAGATATATCTGTCACTGTGAATGCTAAATTACTACCGTTAATAACCGCTAACGATGTATTGTTTGTTGCTATTCGCGCCGCTGAAGGTGGGCCTCCCTATGCGGCAAAACGAATACCGATTAGCAGTTTAAAGCAAGGCAATATCAGTTTAAGCCTAAGCAATCTAGACGCAATGATGGCTGATAGAACGCTACAACCTGCACGCGCATCAGGTGAGCAGCTGGTTGTGACCGCGCGCATTAGCCATTCTGGTAATGCTATTTCCGTATCTGGTGATTTATCTTCTAATCCAGTCGTGCTAAAAAGTGACCAGCAACAAGTAAATATTGAAATCAATCAGCAGGTGCCTTAA
- the tatC gene encoding twin-arginine translocase subunit TatC, protein MSLFKRQKSRQEKIAATELEATTDTTQNNESEDTLGVLSDMPITEHLIELRTHLIKICVAVLIIFLALVGFSRELYNLLSDPLVAQLPINSTMIATDITSNFMAPIRLTGFVAAFLAMPYILYQIWSFVASGLYEKEKKIATPLLLSSIFLFYAGVAFAYFIVLKGVLKFFIMFAPQNVIPMTDIDSYLSFALKLFMVFGLTFEIPVATLLLVMVGIVSTKSLEDKRRYIIVGCFGVAAVVTPPDGVSMLLLAIPMWLLFELGLFLAKILIRDEGITVLASGNETLESN, encoded by the coding sequence GTGAGCCTATTTAAACGGCAAAAAAGTCGACAAGAAAAAATAGCTGCTACGGAACTTGAGGCGACAACAGATACAACACAGAATAATGAGTCAGAAGATACATTAGGTGTTCTTAGTGATATGCCTATCACTGAACATTTAATCGAGCTGCGCACGCACTTAATAAAAATATGCGTTGCCGTTTTAATTATATTTTTAGCATTGGTAGGGTTTTCACGCGAGCTTTATAATCTTTTATCAGATCCATTGGTAGCGCAGTTGCCTATCAATTCGACTATGATTGCCACCGACATAACGTCAAACTTTATGGCACCCATTCGCTTAACGGGCTTTGTCGCCGCATTTTTAGCGATGCCTTATATCCTGTATCAAATTTGGTCATTTGTGGCTTCCGGCTTATATGAAAAAGAGAAAAAAATCGCTACTCCCTTACTACTGTCTTCGATATTTCTATTTTATGCTGGCGTTGCTTTCGCCTACTTTATCGTACTCAAAGGTGTATTGAAATTTTTTATTATGTTCGCTCCGCAGAACGTTATACCAATGACCGATATTGACAGTTACCTGAGCTTTGCCCTCAAGCTATTTATGGTGTTTGGACTGACTTTTGAGATTCCAGTGGCCACCTTATTATTGGTAATGGTCGGAATCGTTTCTACTAAAAGTTTAGAAGATAAGCGTCGTTATATCATTGTCGGCTGTTTTGGGGTCGCCGCGGTAGTGACACCGCCTGATGGCGTATCAATGCTGTTACTAGCGATTCCTATGTGGCTCTTGTTTGAATTGGGTTTGTTTTTAGCAAAAATATTAATTAGAGATGAAGGAATTACCGTTTTAGCCTCAGGGAATGAAACATTAGAAAGTAACTAG
- the torA gene encoding trimethylamine-N-oxide reductase TorA: protein MKNINRRHFLKSLAALTGTALLPTSLLADNSIVTSKTGKKPDLSGWKMSGAHWGAFRANVQGDKLVEVQPFEFDQFPTDILQGVPGIIYSPSRVRYPMIRVDWYKNRHKSDTTQRGDNRFVRVGWDAALDMVYEELERIQKDYGPWALHTANVGWRSVGQIHSCGNHMLRAVAMHGRSVGTAGDYSTGAGQVIMPYVLGSTEVYSQGTSWPLILENSKVIVMWANDPVKNLQVGWNTETHESYEYLEQLRTKVRNKEIEVICIDPVKSKTQNYLECDHQYVNPHTDVAFMLAIVHTLYTEKLYDEKFIDVYTLGFEAFIPYVMGKTEDKIERTPEWAEKICGIKADRIRELTRKMAKNRTQLIFGWAIQRQQHGEQPYWMGAIIAAMLGQFGQPGGGISYSHHYSSSGVPASGASMPGAFPLNLDTGRKPKHDNEDFNGYSSVIPVARAIDCLLEPGKVIDFNGHKVTLPPYKMGIFSGCNQWHRHQQRNRMKEAYRKVETVVAVDYNWTATCRFADIVLPACTPYERNDIDAYGTYSNRGVIAMHKLIDPLYHSKSDFDIWYELTKRMNREIEYSRNMNEMQWIEQIYEECRADNLKKEFFMPEFAEFWKKGYVLFPEGKNWTRHADFLEDPEVNALGTPSGFIEISSRKIASYGYDDCKGHPTWMEKIERSHGGPGSDKHPLWLQSVHPDTRLHSQTCESEERRATYTVQGREPCYMGPEDAKARGIKDGDIVRVFNDRGQLLAGAVISDNFPPGIIRIQEGAWYGPTGPEIGALDTYGDPNTLTIDIGTSSLAQAPSANTCIVEMEKFVGKAPAVTSFGGPKYVNPDGSSAVSSQMG, encoded by the coding sequence ATGAAAAACATCAATCGCAGACACTTTCTCAAGTCACTAGCTGCTTTAACGGGTACCGCGTTGTTACCGACATCACTACTTGCCGATAACAGTATCGTTACTAGTAAGACTGGGAAAAAACCTGATTTGAGCGGCTGGAAAATGTCCGGTGCACACTGGGGTGCCTTCCGTGCCAATGTTCAGGGTGACAAGCTCGTTGAAGTGCAACCTTTTGAGTTTGATCAGTTCCCGACCGATATTTTACAGGGTGTGCCTGGCATTATTTATAGCCCATCACGGGTACGTTATCCTATGATTCGGGTTGACTGGTATAAAAACCGTCATAAAAGTGACACGACACAGCGCGGTGATAACCGTTTCGTACGCGTCGGTTGGGATGCTGCTCTAGACATGGTCTATGAAGAGCTTGAGCGTATCCAAAAAGATTACGGTCCTTGGGCGTTGCATACGGCCAACGTTGGCTGGCGGTCAGTAGGACAGATCCACAGTTGTGGTAACCATATGCTACGCGCTGTGGCGATGCATGGACGGAGTGTCGGTACAGCAGGGGATTATTCAACCGGTGCTGGTCAAGTTATTATGCCTTACGTGTTAGGTTCGACTGAGGTCTATTCACAAGGTACATCATGGCCGTTGATTTTAGAAAATTCAAAAGTCATCGTTATGTGGGCGAATGACCCTGTCAAAAACTTACAAGTTGGCTGGAATACCGAAACTCACGAATCTTATGAGTACTTAGAGCAATTACGTACCAAAGTTCGAAATAAAGAGATTGAGGTCATCTGTATTGATCCGGTCAAAAGTAAAACCCAGAACTATCTAGAGTGTGATCATCAATATGTTAACCCACATACTGATGTGGCGTTTATGCTGGCTATTGTGCATACGCTATATACCGAAAAGCTTTATGATGAAAAATTCATTGATGTCTATACTCTCGGCTTCGAAGCGTTTATTCCTTATGTGATGGGTAAAACTGAAGATAAAATCGAGAGAACCCCAGAGTGGGCAGAAAAGATTTGTGGTATCAAAGCGGACCGTATCCGTGAGCTTACCCGCAAAATGGCGAAGAATCGTACCCAGCTTATTTTCGGCTGGGCGATTCAGCGTCAACAGCATGGTGAGCAACCTTATTGGATGGGAGCGATTATCGCTGCTATGCTTGGTCAGTTTGGTCAGCCGGGTGGGGGCATTAGTTATTCGCATCACTATAGCTCATCGGGTGTACCAGCTTCAGGTGCTTCTATGCCGGGTGCGTTCCCGCTAAATCTTGATACTGGTCGTAAGCCTAAGCACGATAACGAAGACTTTAATGGGTATAGCTCTGTTATACCAGTTGCTCGCGCTATTGATTGCTTACTTGAGCCGGGTAAAGTGATTGACTTTAATGGTCACAAAGTTACCCTTCCGCCTTATAAAATGGGTATTTTTTCAGGCTGTAACCAATGGCATCGCCATCAGCAGCGCAACCGTATGAAAGAGGCGTACCGCAAAGTTGAGACAGTCGTTGCGGTCGACTATAACTGGACGGCAACCTGTCGTTTTGCTGACATTGTACTGCCAGCATGTACGCCTTATGAGCGTAATGATATTGATGCTTACGGTACCTATAGTAACCGTGGCGTTATTGCCATGCACAAGCTGATTGACCCGCTTTATCATTCTAAATCAGACTTTGATATTTGGTATGAATTAACTAAGCGCATGAATCGTGAAATCGAATATAGCCGTAATATGAATGAGATGCAGTGGATCGAGCAAATCTACGAAGAGTGCCGTGCTGATAACTTGAAAAAAGAATTTTTCATGCCTGAATTTGCTGAATTCTGGAAAAAAGGCTACGTGCTATTCCCAGAGGGTAAAAACTGGACAAGACATGCTGATTTCCTTGAAGATCCTGAAGTCAACGCCCTTGGCACACCATCAGGCTTTATTGAGATAAGTAGCCGCAAAATTGCCAGTTATGGTTATGATGACTGTAAAGGCCATCCTACCTGGATGGAGAAAATTGAGCGCTCACATGGTGGTCCTGGTTCAGATAAGCATCCACTATGGCTACAATCAGTGCATCCAGATACCCGTCTGCACTCACAAACTTGTGAGTCTGAAGAGCGCCGTGCAACCTATACGGTACAAGGTCGTGAGCCTTGTTACATGGGTCCTGAGGATGCAAAAGCTCGTGGTATCAAAGATGGTGACATTGTGCGTGTCTTTAATGATCGTGGTCAGTTATTGGCTGGTGCAGTTATCTCTGATAACTTTCCACCGGGTATCATTCGTATCCAAGAGGGTGCATGGTATGGACCTACTGGCCCTGAAATCGGTGCGCTAGATACCTATGGTGACCCTAATACGTTAACCATTGATATCGGTACCTCAAGTCTTGCACAAGCGCCTAGTGCCAATACTTGTATCGTCGAGATGGAGAAATTCGTTGGTAAAGCACCAGCAGTGACTTCGTTCGGTGGTCCAAAGTATGTCAATCCAGATGGTAGCTCTGCTGTATCATCCCAAATGGGTTAA
- the tatA gene encoding Sec-independent protein translocase subunit TatA — protein sequence MGSFSITHWLILLVVVVIVFGTAKLKNAGKDLGGAVKGFKEAVKDEETEHAHKKRVLSHENDTQAGSQVDDMEISPVTTYDKHKV from the coding sequence ATGGGTAGTTTTTCCATTACACATTGGCTAATTTTATTGGTGGTAGTGGTAATCGTATTTGGTACCGCTAAGCTTAAAAATGCTGGCAAAGACCTAGGTGGTGCAGTAAAGGGTTTTAAAGAAGCAGTGAAAGATGAAGAAACTGAGCATGCTCACAAGAAACGTGTGCTTAGCCATGAAAATGATACACAAGCAGGCAGTCAGGTTGATGATATGGAAATCAGCCCCGTCACCACTTATGATAAGCACAAAGTATGA
- the torC gene encoding pentaheme c-type cytochrome TorC, translated as MKAIMSAIKSLFNWLRRLLFKPSAKIGLGILIIIGFAGGVWFWAGFNAGMQATNTEEFCTSCHTMGDNMLPELKKTVHFKNRTGVRAECSDCHVPHDFTAKVARKMQASREVLSQLMGDIGTREKFLDHRVVLAQREWGRFKANDSKECRTCHDYDSMDFDKMRVTSQMIMRSAAERDASCLDCHKGIAHELPNTEGMHNPAFDSLLSEARSTKIKDGQNYYNIVPQDLYTSDDRKTKAGSIEIAAPVKVLAHKDGGVQIELDMWRKNKGFGRVWYTNFGLNIPDAIIEKDLASDKSLITAGEAKEDPLTGLEWQKVKAQFWVAEGGLMESIEPAWDIASQTYSDSCSTCHRQPDPSGHDANQWPGLFSGMVGFTNLDNDSAAMVLKYLQLHSSDFRKNPQGSGSPENTFQGARP; from the coding sequence ATGAAAGCAATCATGAGTGCAATCAAAAGCCTATTTAACTGGCTGCGTCGTCTTCTGTTTAAACCTTCCGCAAAGATCGGACTTGGAATACTTATCATCATCGGCTTTGCGGGTGGAGTTTGGTTCTGGGCAGGGTTTAATGCTGGCATGCAAGCAACCAATACCGAAGAGTTCTGTACTTCTTGTCATACGATGGGTGACAACATGCTACCCGAGCTCAAGAAAACCGTACATTTCAAAAACCGTACAGGTGTTAGGGCAGAGTGTTCAGATTGTCACGTACCCCATGATTTTACGGCGAAAGTTGCGCGTAAAATGCAAGCCTCACGTGAGGTACTGTCACAGTTGATGGGTGATATTGGTACTCGAGAAAAATTTCTTGATCATCGTGTGGTATTAGCGCAACGTGAGTGGGGCCGTTTTAAAGCCAACGATTCTAAAGAGTGTCGCACTTGCCATGATTACGACAGCATGGATTTTGATAAAATGCGCGTCACCTCACAAATGATTATGCGTAGCGCGGCTGAACGTGATGCCAGCTGTCTTGATTGCCACAAAGGGATTGCGCACGAGTTACCAAATACTGAAGGTATGCACAATCCAGCATTTGATTCGCTATTGTCTGAAGCCAGAAGTACCAAAATTAAAGATGGTCAAAACTATTACAACATTGTACCGCAAGATTTATATACCTCAGATGATAGAAAGACTAAAGCAGGTAGTATAGAAATTGCTGCACCTGTTAAAGTGTTGGCGCACAAAGATGGTGGGGTACAAATTGAGCTCGATATGTGGCGCAAAAACAAAGGCTTCGGTCGTGTATGGTATACCAACTTTGGTTTAAATATTCCTGATGCCATTATCGAAAAAGACTTAGCTAGTGATAAGAGTCTCATCACAGCAGGCGAAGCTAAAGAAGATCCGCTGACTGGTCTTGAATGGCAAAAAGTGAAGGCTCAGTTCTGGGTTGCCGAAGGAGGCCTCATGGAGAGTATCGAGCCAGCTTGGGACATTGCTAGCCAGACGTATAGTGATAGCTGTAGTACTTGTCACCGTCAACCAGACCCGAGTGGACACGATGCCAACCAATGGCCAGGACTATTTAGTGGCATGGTAGGGTTTACTAACTTAGACAACGACAGTGCAGCTATGGTCTTAAAATATCTACAACTGCATTCATCAGACTTTAGAAAGAACCCTCAAGGTAGTGGGTCGCCTGAAAACACGTTCCAAGGTGCTAGACCGTAA
- the tatB gene encoding Sec-independent protein translocase protein TatB, giving the protein MFDIGFSELLLFGVIALIVLGPEKLPQAARTAGQWYAKMRRIISTLQSEIEAELDLAETRQQMQNELAKIRQTESDMKREIAEMRGSMQKFEHSQNQSLDASHQPITSYDKDHQLDTSSSLIKQEADQ; this is encoded by the coding sequence ATGTTTGATATTGGTTTTTCCGAACTACTCTTGTTTGGCGTCATTGCTTTAATCGTATTGGGCCCAGAGAAGCTGCCACAGGCCGCCCGTACAGCTGGGCAATGGTATGCCAAAATGCGTCGTATAATATCAACACTACAGTCTGAAATAGAGGCTGAGCTTGATCTAGCTGAAACGCGTCAACAAATGCAAAATGAACTTGCGAAAATCCGTCAGACTGAGTCGGATATGAAGCGTGAAATAGCAGAAATGCGCGGTAGTATGCAAAAATTTGAGCATTCACAGAACCAAAGCTTAGACGCTTCACATCAGCCAATCACCTCTTATGATAAAGACCATCAACTAGATACTTCCTCCTCGCTAATTAAACAGGAGGCGGATCAGTGA
- a CDS encoding heme lyase CcmF/NrfE family subunit, with translation MLITELGYFALLVAFVLAILQVILPTWGILKHNAAMQRLAPSLAWAQFSMMMLSFVGLMAGFYYNDFSLEYVTQHSNSLLPWYYRVSATWGGHEGSLLLWMTILATWAALVSLFSRGLPLSMRARVLVIMAGVQTMMLAMLIFTSSPFNRTLPYLMVDGVDLNPVLQDPGLIIHPPMLYMGYVGMVVPFAFCMAALWAGRLDAVWARWSRPWTQAAWGFLTLGIALGSWWAYYELGWGGWWFWDPVENASLMPWLAGTALLHSLAVTEKRGVFKAWTIMLAIFTFALSLLGTFLVRSGVITSVHSFAADPTRGLVILVILAIVIGGGLIMFALRGWQLTVESQYRAISRESFLVINNAIILIATLVVLLGTLYPIIADAFNLGQVSVGAPYFNALFVPLTWLVMLAMGMGSNIRWKKDSRPLLGPALIIGISSAVLGAIISYFVYPVAMFNIAVTVALSLWILAWMFVDIKDKTKNAKTRLAGIKRLKSSYWGMQTAHVGVLIAAIGVAFTSSMSIETDVAMGVGDSVHVQGYDFEVKGFTEVKGSNYDATEAEVLVSKDGQSVTTLRPQKRTYVVSMMPMTEAAIDDRLSRDLYVALGEPIAEDSNQWAIRIYVKPLIRWIWLGSIIMVLGVVISMLDPRYRIKPRKRSKILEDDLDYGIYEDRPIDIKSEYIKAGVKSVNSSVTQSVEER, from the coding sequence ATGCTAATCACAGAGCTGGGATATTTTGCTTTGCTGGTAGCCTTTGTGCTCGCCATATTGCAAGTGATATTACCTACATGGGGTATTTTAAAACACAATGCTGCTATGCAACGGTTAGCGCCGAGTCTAGCTTGGGCACAGTTTTCTATGATGATGCTGTCATTCGTGGGATTGATGGCAGGATTTTATTACAATGACTTTAGTCTGGAATATGTGACCCAACACTCTAACAGCTTGCTACCTTGGTATTACCGAGTATCAGCGACTTGGGGTGGTCACGAAGGCTCGTTATTGTTATGGATGACTATTCTGGCGACTTGGGCAGCATTAGTCTCCTTATTCAGTCGCGGTTTGCCATTATCTATGCGTGCGCGGGTGTTGGTTATTATGGCTGGCGTGCAGACGATGATGTTAGCGATGCTTATTTTCACCTCATCGCCGTTTAATCGCACCTTGCCTTATCTAATGGTCGATGGTGTAGATCTAAATCCAGTACTACAAGATCCTGGCTTAATCATTCACCCGCCAATGCTATATATGGGTTATGTTGGCATGGTCGTGCCTTTTGCTTTTTGTATGGCAGCATTGTGGGCAGGGAGGCTGGATGCAGTATGGGCACGCTGGTCACGGCCTTGGACTCAAGCGGCTTGGGGGTTTTTAACGCTAGGAATCGCTTTGGGTTCTTGGTGGGCTTATTATGAGCTTGGCTGGGGTGGCTGGTGGTTTTGGGATCCAGTGGAGAATGCTTCTTTGATGCCATGGCTGGCGGGTACGGCATTATTGCATTCATTGGCTGTTACTGAGAAGCGCGGCGTCTTTAAGGCATGGACCATTATGCTGGCCATCTTTACCTTTGCGCTAAGTTTGCTAGGTACCTTCCTTGTGCGTTCTGGCGTCATTACCTCTGTGCATTCATTTGCAGCTGATCCAACCCGAGGCCTCGTTATTTTAGTTATTTTAGCGATAGTCATCGGCGGTGGATTAATTATGTTTGCCCTGCGTGGCTGGCAGTTGACTGTTGAAAGTCAATATCGCGCGATCTCTCGTGAGTCTTTTTTAGTCATCAATAACGCCATTATCTTAATAGCGACTTTAGTCGTCCTGCTTGGTACCTTGTATCCTATCATTGCTGATGCCTTTAATTTAGGGCAAGTCTCCGTTGGTGCGCCTTATTTTAATGCTTTATTTGTACCGCTAACGTGGTTAGTAATGCTCGCGATGGGCATGGGCTCCAATATTCGTTGGAAGAAGGACAGTCGACCTTTACTTGGACCGGCACTGATTATCGGTATTAGCAGTGCTGTTTTGGGTGCAATTATCAGCTATTTCGTTTATCCAGTAGCAATGTTTAATATCGCGGTGACTGTCGCGTTGAGTCTATGGATATTGGCATGGATGTTCGTCGATATTAAAGATAAGACTAAAAATGCTAAAACTCGACTGGCTGGTATTAAACGTCTGAAAAGTAGTTATTGGGGCATGCAGACCGCCCACGTAGGCGTATTAATCGCCGCGATAGGTGTGGCATTTACCTCTAGTATGAGTATTGAAACTGATGTGGCTATGGGTGTCGGCGACAGTGTTCATGTTCAAGGTTATGATTTTGAGGTTAAAGGTTTTACAGAGGTCAAAGGCAGTAACTATGATGCGACCGAAGCCGAAGTCTTAGTCAGTAAAGATGGTCAATCGGTTACGACATTGCGGCCACAAAAACGTACTTACGTGGTGAGTATGATGCCGATGACCGAAGCTGCAATTGATGATCGACTAAGCCGAGATCTGTATGTCGCGTTAGGTGAACCTATTGCTGAAGACAGTAATCAGTGGGCAATCCGCATCTATGTCAAACCCCTTATTCGCTGGATTTGGCTGGGTTCTATTATCATGGTACTTGGTGTAGTGATATCGATGTTAGATCCTCGTTATCGCATCAAACCTAGGAAGCGTTCCAAAATTCTAGAAGATGATCTTGACTATGGTATCTATGAAGACAGGCCTATAGATATAAAGTCTGAGTATATAAAGGCTGGGGTCAAATCAGTTAATAGTTCAGTTACTCAATCAGTAGAGGAGCGCTAA
- a CDS encoding periplasmic nitrate reductase, NapE protein has protein sequence MQPEQQLKNQQQPVRREWLSALVMAFIALPFIALLFICAYGFIIWFGQMWFWGPPS, from the coding sequence ATGCAACCTGAACAGCAACTAAAAAACCAGCAGCAACCAGTCAGACGCGAATGGCTTAGTGCCCTAGTCATGGCTTTTATTGCCTTACCATTTATAGCGCTGTTATTCATTTGTGCTTATGGTTTCATCATTTGGTTCGGTCAAATGTGGTTCTGGGGACCACCTTCTTAA
- a CDS encoding cytochrome c-type biogenesis protein — MNANTSLFYRLVLIPVFVLFTLLIGATNLSHAAIEVYDFDSKRQEAQYRGLIDEFRCPKCQNQNLAGSDAPIAQDLKQKTYDMVKDGRSDAEIRQYMQERYGDFISYSPPVRPSTWILWFFPPLLLILILGGWFWRNHTRSKAPNKRPIMPNTDISSSLTVKEQAALDRLLASREESGKTTTEATIDEANLTETETETETETKPSNLKTTKPKSNGQTRDKGDSL, encoded by the coding sequence ATGAACGCTAACACCTCATTATTTTACAGACTAGTATTAATCCCAGTTTTTGTGCTTTTCACTTTATTAATAGGAGCGACAAACCTGAGTCATGCTGCTATCGAAGTTTACGATTTTGATTCAAAACGGCAAGAAGCGCAGTACCGCGGCCTAATTGATGAGTTTCGTTGCCCGAAATGCCAAAATCAAAATCTGGCAGGTTCTGATGCACCTATCGCCCAGGATTTAAAGCAAAAAACTTATGATATGGTAAAAGATGGTCGCTCGGACGCTGAGATTCGTCAGTATATGCAAGAGCGCTATGGCGATTTTATTAGTTATAGTCCACCAGTACGTCCATCTACATGGATACTTTGGTTCTTTCCACCACTATTATTAATCTTAATACTGGGCGGCTGGTTTTGGCGCAATCATACTCGTAGTAAAGCTCCTAATAAACGCCCTATTATGCCGAATACAGATATAAGTAGTTCACTAACAGTTAAAGAGCAAGCCGCGTTAGATAGGCTGTTAGCAAGTCGGGAAGAATCAGGTAAGACAACGACAGAGGCAACGATAGACGAAGCTAACCTAACTGAGACTGAGACTGAGACTGAGACTGAGACTAAGCCCTCTAATCTTAAAACGACGAAACCCAAATCTAATGGGCAAACACGCGATAAAGGAGATTCCTTATGA